CTTGCCCGCGCGTCTGCGCAGTCTCAGGCGAGCCGCCGCGGGCGCGGAACCACTGGGTGAAGGTCTGGTTTGCGAACGGGGGCAGAGTGCGCCTCTTGTCCACGCCGGCGTAGCTCTGCAGCATCTCTTTGACGAACGGCGCTTTCATCGACCAGTTGGAGATGGGCGCGAAGAACGATCCCATTTTACTTAGCTGGTCAATGTTGCCGAAAACGCGGTTGCGGACGGGGTAGCCATTAGTTTTGTGGTACCTGTCCAGGAACTCGTACTTCAGCTTCGCCATGTCCACGTTGGACGGGCACTCGGCCTTGCACCCCTTGCACTCGATGCAGAGGTCCATCACCTCGTACAGCCGCTCGCTCGCCAGGCTGTCCATCGGCAGCGCGCCGGAGATGGCCGCCCGCAGCGCGTTTGCACGGCCGCGCGTGGAGTGCTCCTCGTCGCGCGTGACCATGTAGGACGGGCACATGATGCCGCTCGTGACCTTGCGGCAGGCACCCTGGCCGTTGCACATCTCGATCGCCGAGGCGAAGTTGCCGTCCTTCGCGAAGGTGAAGCCCGTCCTGAGCTCCACCGGCCGGTACTTGGGGCCGATGCGCAGGTTCTCCGTCATCGGCGGCGAGTCCACGATCTTGCCGGGGTTCATGAGGCCCTTGGGGTCGAAGGTGCGCTTCACCTCGCGGAAGGCGTCGTAAATCTTCGGCCCGAACATCTTCTTGTTCCAGACGCTGCGCACCAGGCCGTCCCCGTGCTCGCCGCTCATGGAGCCGCCGTACTCCAGAACAAGGTCGCTGATCTTGTCGGCGATGGATACCATGCGGTCCACGCCCTCCTGCAGCTTCAGGTCGATCAGCGGGCGGATGTGCATGCAGCCGGTGCTCGCGTGGCCATAGTAGCCGGCGATCGTGTCGTGCTCGCGGACAATCTCGTCGAAGCGCTTGATGAACTGCGGCAGCTTCTCGGGCGAGACGGCGGTGTCCTCCACGAACGGCAGCGGGCGTCGCGGCCCCGGCGCGTTCATCATCAGCCCCAGGCCCGCCTTGCGGACCTCCCACACCTTCGCCTGATCTGCCGGCTTCGTCAGCTTGCGCACGAAGTAGCCCATCCCCGCCTTCCGCATCCGCTCCTCGCACGCGTCCAGCTTCGACTCAACCTCGGCCTCGCTCTCGCCGCTGAACTCCGTCGCCAGGATGGAGTCGGGGTCGCCCTCCAGGAAGTCGGTGAGGCGCGAGTAGGTCAGGTTGTTCCGGGTGTTGCGCAGGATCATGCTGCCGATGTGCTCGATCGCGTCCGGCTTGAGCTCCAGTGCCGCGACCGTCGCCTCCATCGACTCTATCAGGTCGTTGAAGTGGATGACCGCGAGCCCCTTGAAGCTGGGCTTTTTGGTAATCTTGACCTTCGCCTCGGTGATCGTGATGAGCGTCCCCTCGGAGCCGACGACGAATCGCGCCATGTTGAAGGCGTTCGGGTCAAGGAACTCATCGAGGTTATAGCCTGACACGCGCCGCTGTATCTTCGGATATCGCTTGATCACCTCGTCGCGGTGCGACTCCCCAATCTCGAACATCTTGCGGTAGATATCGCCCTCGAAGCCGCTCGCCAGCTTCTTAAGTGCGATGCCTTCCCGGTCGAGCGGCGCGAAGTGCGCTGTATCGCCGTTCGCGAGGACGACGTTCATCGCGATGACGTTGTCCACGGACTTGCCGTAGACCATCGAATGGGAGCCGCAGGAGTTGTTGCCGAGCGCGCCGCCCACGTTGCCGCGGTTGCTCGTGCTGGGGTCCGGCGTGAAGGCCATCTTCGTGTGG
This SAR202 cluster bacterium DNA region includes the following protein-coding sequences:
- a CDS encoding anaerobic glycerol-3-phosphate dehydrogenase subunit C gives rise to the protein MDVKELVADLRRLVTGEVRFDKMSRVLYSTDASIYQIEPIGVVIPKTPEDVIAVVETANRYNVPVLPRGGGTSLAGQTVGRAIVMDFSRYMREVLEVNAEEGWARVQPGIILDELNQKIAHTKMAFTPDPSTSNRGNVGGALGNNSCGSHSMVYGKSVDNVIAMNVVLANGDTAHFAPLDREGIALKKLASGFEGDIYRKMFEIGESHRDEVIKRYPKIQRRVSGYNLDEFLDPNAFNMARFVVGSEGTLITITEAKVKITKKPSFKGLAVIHFNDLIESMEATVAALELKPDAIEHIGSMILRNTRNNLTYSRLTDFLEGDPDSILATEFSGESEAEVESKLDACEERMRKAGMGYFVRKLTKPADQAKVWEVRKAGLGLMMNAPGPRRPLPFVEDTAVSPEKLPQFIKRFDEIVREHDTIAGYYGHASTGCMHIRPLIDLKLQEGVDRMVSIADKISDLVLEYGGSMSGEHGDGLVRSVWNKKMFGPKIYDAFREVKRTFDPKGLMNPGKIVDSPPMTENLRIGPKYRPVELRTGFTFAKDGNFASAIEMCNGQGACRKVTSGIMCPSYMVTRDEEHSTRGRANALRAAISGALPMDSLASERLYEVMDLCIECKGCKAECPSNVDMAKLKYEFLDRYHKTNGYPVRNRVFGNIDQLSKMGSFFAPISNWSMKAPFVKEMLQSYAGVDKRRTLPPFANQTFTQWFRARGGSPETAQTRGQVVIFPDTFTNFNHPELGRAAVKVAKALGYQVLVPGTRCCGRPMLSKGMVDKAKANARANVDLLLPYISRRAKMIAIEPSCASAFKDDYLDLLGNDPVAKQVGESTMLIEEFVVHAKEKDGATLPFKAGLGKVMMHGHCHQKALVGTKKAMDVLKSIPGAEATEIQSGCCGMAGAFGFEKEHYDISMQMGEKSLFGAVRAQEGDVTFVTEGISCRQQIHDGTGKRARHLVEVLADAL